A section of the Pogoniulus pusillus isolate bPogPus1 chromosome 3, bPogPus1.pri, whole genome shotgun sequence genome encodes:
- the GPR12 gene encoding G-protein coupled receptor 12, which translates to MNEDLKVNLSWLPQDHVEASFTENASATGSSLVPVVDPEPELLVNPWDIVLCTSGTLISCENAVVVLIIFHNPSLRAPMFLLIGSLALADLLAGIGLIINFVFAYLLQSEATKLVTVGLIVASFSASVGSLLAITVDRYLSLYYALTYNSERTVTFTYVMLILLWGASICIGLLPVMGWNCLRDESTCSVIRPLTKNNAAVLSVSFLLMFALMLQLYIQICKIVMRHAHQIALQHHFLATSHYVTTRKGVSTLAIILGTFAACWMPFTLYSLIADYTYPSIYTYATLLPATYNSIINPVIYAFRNQEIQKALWLLCCGCIPSNLSQRARSPSDV; encoded by the coding sequence ATGAATGAAGATCTGAAGGTTAATTTGAGCTGGCTGCCTCAGGATCATGTAGAAGCCAGCTTTACCGAGAATGCCTCAGCCACAGGCTCCTCCCTGGTTCCTGTCGTAGACCCAGAGCCAGAGCTTTTGGTAAACCCCTGGGACATTGTCTTGTGTACTTCAGGGACCCTTATTTCCTGCGAAAATGCCGTTGTAGTTCTTATCATTTTCCATAATCCCAGTCTTCGTGCCCCCATGTTCCTCCTAATAGGCAGCCTGGCGCTGGCAGATCTCTTAGCGGGCATTGGATTGATCATCAATTTTGTTTTCGCATACCTTCTGCAATCAGAAGCTACGAAACTGGTTACGGTTGGACTGATTGTTGCCTCTTTCTCAGCATCTGTCGGCAGCTTGCTGGCTATTACTGTTGATCGTTACCTCTCCCTGTATTACGCTTTGACTTACAATTCAGAGAGGACTGTCACTTTTACCTATGTCATGCTTATATTGCTCTGGGGAGCATCTATATGTATTGGACTGCTGCCTGTAATGGGCTGGAACTGCCTCAGAGATGAATCCACCTGCAGTGTTATCAGACCACTCACTAAAAATAATGCAGCTGTCCTTTCGGTCTCTTTCTTGCTTATGTTTGCCCTCATGCTGCAGCTCTACATTCAGATCTGTAAAATCGTGATGCGCCATGCCCATCAGATTGCCTTGCAGCACCATTTCCTGGCCACTTCCCACTATGTGACCACCAGAAAAGGAGTGTCTACTTTGGCCATTATTCTGGGGACTTTCGCTGCTTGCTGGATGCCTTTTACGCTGTATTCCTTAATAGCAGATTACACTTACCCTTCTATATACACCTATGCTACCCTCCTGCCAGCTACCTACAATTCCATCATCAATCCGGTGATATATGCTTTTAGAAACCAGGAGATACAGAAAGCACTTTGgctcctctgctgtggctgTATTCCTTCTAACCTGTCTCAGagagcaagatcacccagtGATGTCTGA